In Citrus sinensis cultivar Valencia sweet orange chromosome 2, DVS_A1.0, whole genome shotgun sequence, a single genomic region encodes these proteins:
- the LOC102614914 gene encoding linoleate 13S-lipoxygenase 2-1, chloroplastic: MLKPQVHQPQSIKPLFPLSKPFLHGNYGHAFRPVQSTSTLFKGSPKLRIGSVPRNTIKAIATSTEKSIKVKAVVTVKPTVGGFLSNISLDQGLDDLGDLFGKSLLLELVSAELDPKTGLDKSTIQDYARKIGADGDGNMQYESEFEVPSGFGEIGAILVENEHHKEMYLKDIVLDGLPNGPVNVTCNSWLHSKHDNKQKRVFFTNKLYLPSQTPDGLKRYRAEELTILRGNGQGERKTYDRIYDYDVYNDLGDPDKKPELARPVLGGKQNPYPRRCRTGRPRCDTDQFSEKREGNFYVPRDEAFSEVKQLTFSAKTVYSVLHALVPSLETAFVDPDLGFPYFSAIDALFNEGVNLPPLKQEGFWNTLLPRLVKAIEDTGDNILLFETPETMDRDKFFWFRDEEFSRQTLAGLNPYSIRLITEWPLKSTLDPEIYGPPESAITTELIEKEIGGMISVEEGYKQKKLFILDYHDLFLPYVEKVRQLKSTTLYGSRTIFFLTPAGTLRPIAIELTRPPMNGKPQWKQVFLPSWHSTECWLWKLAKAHVLAHDAGYHQLVSHWLRTHCCTEPYVIATNRQLSVMHPIYRLLDPHFRYTMEINGLARQALVNADGIIESSFSPGKYSMEFSSVAYDKQWRFDHEALPKDLISRGLAVEDPSAPHGLKLTIEDYPFANDGLDLWDAIKQWVTDYVNHYYPDKSLVESDEELQAWWTEIRTVGHGDKKHEPWWPVLKTPKDLIEIITTIVWVTSGHHAAVNFGQYTYGGYFPNRPTTARCNIATEDPSDEQWKFFLEKPENALLNTFPSQIQATKVMAILDVLSTHSPDEEYLGKEIEPAWREDPVINAAFEKFRGKLMELEGIIDARNADPKLRNRNGAGMVPYELLKPFSEPGVTGKGVPYSISI, encoded by the exons ATGTTGAAGCCACAGGTTCATCAACCTCAATCTATCAAACCCCTATTTCCATTATCCAAGCCGTTTCTCCATGGAAATTACGGCCATGCCTTTCGTCCAGTTCAATCAACTTCTACACTTTTTAAAGGAAGTCCCAAACTTCGGATTGGTTCTGTTCCCAGAAACACTATCAAAGCTATAGCAACTTCCACTgaaaaatcaatcaaagtTAAGGCTGTTGTTACTGTGAAACCAACTGTGGGAGGCTTCCTCTCAAATATTTCTTTAGACCAAGGGTTAGATGATCTTGGAGATTTGTTTGGTAAATCACTCCTCTTGGAGCTTGTCAGTGCTGAGCTTGACCCCA aGACGGGATTGGATAAATCCACCATCCAAGATTATGCGCGCAAAATTGGTGCGGACGGGGATGGAAACATGCAATATGAATCAGAATTCGAAGTCCCATCTGGATTTGGAGAAATTGGCGCAATATTAGTGGAAAATGAGCACCACAAAGAGATGTATTTGAAAGATATTGTTCTTGATGGTTTGCCAAATGGTCCTGTCAACGTAACATGTAATTCATGGCTTCACTCAAAGCACGACAATAAACAAAAGAGAGTTTTCTTTACCAACAAG TTGTACTTGCCATCACAAACACCAGACGGATTGAAGAGATATAGAGCTGAGGAGCTTACCATTTTGCGAGGTAATGGACAAGGAGAGCGCAAAACCTATGATAGAATCTATGATTATGATGTCTACAATGATCTTGGAGATCCAGACAAGAAACCTGAATTAGCAAGGCCTGTGCTTGGAGGCAAACAAAACCCTTATCCTAGACGTTGCAGAACTGGACGCCCACGGTGTGACACAG ATCAATTTTCGGAGAAAAGAGAGGGAAACTTTTATGTTCCAAGGGATGAAGCATTCTCGGAGGTAAAGCAGCTAACATTTTCAGCAAAGACGGTGTACTCAGTGTTGCATGCGTTGGTACCATCCTTAGAAACCGCCTTTGTCGATCCTGATCTGGGGTTTCCATACTTCTCTGCTATTGACGCACTCTTCAATGAAGGAGTCAACTTGCCTCCACTCAAACAGGAAGGTTTTTGGAACACACTGCTTCCCAGATTGGTTAAGGCAATTGAGGATACAGGAGATAATATTTTGCTGTTTGAGACGCCAGAAACAATGGACA GAGACAAATTCTTTTGGTTTAGGGATGAGGAATTTTCTAGGCAAACTCTCGCTGGTCTCAACCCGTATAGCATAAGGTTGATCACG GAATGGCCGTTGAAAAGCACACTCGATCCTGAAATTTACGGACCACCAGAATCAGCAATTACCACAGAAttgattgaaaaagaaattggagGAATGATTTCTGTTGAAGA AGGCtataaacaaaagaagttgTTCATCTTAGATTACCATGACCTATTTTTACCATATGTGGAAAAAGTGAGACAACTCAAAAGCACAACGTTGTATGGATCTCGCACAATTTTCTTCCTAACACCAGCCGGCACATTGAGACCAATAGCTATTGAGCTCACTCGGCCTCCAATGAATGGCAAGCCACAATGGAAACAAGTGTTTTTACCTTCTTGGCACTCTACTGAGTGCTGGCTTTGGAAGCTAGCCAAAGCTCATGTCCTTGCTCATGATGCTGGCTATCACCAGCTTGTCAGCCATTG GTTAAGAACTCATTGTTGCACAGAACCTTACGTAATAGCAACCAATCGGCAACTCAGCGTGATGCATCCAATCTATAGATTgttggatcctcattttcgaTACACAATGGAGATCAATGGTTTGGCTCGACAAGCTCTTGTTAATGCTGATGGAATCATTGAAAGCTCATTCTCACCTGGAAAGTACTCTATGGAATTCAGCTCTGTTGCCTATGACAAGCAATGGCGCTTTGACCATGAAGCACTCCCCAAAGACCTAATTAGCCG GGGATTGGCTGTTGAAGATCCAAGTGCTCCACATGGCTTGAAGCTAACAATTGAAGACTATCCTTTTGCCAATGATGGCCTTGATCTCTGGGATGCCATAAAACAATGGGTTACCGATTATGTTAATCACTACTACCCTGATAAAAGCCTTGTAGAATCTGATGAAGAGCTCCAAGCTTGGTGGACTGAAATTCGAACTGTGGGACACGGTGACAAGAAACATGAACCTTGGTGGCCTGTCTTGAAAACCCCtaaggatttaattgaaatcatCACAACTATTGTTTGGGTAACATCTGGTCACCACGCAGCTGTTAACTTCGGCCAATACACTTACGGAGGCTATTTCCCCAATAGGCCAACCACTGCAAGATGCAACATTGCCACTGAAGATCCATCTGATGAACAATGGAAATTCTTCCTTGAAAAACCTGAAAATGCACTTTTGAATACCTTCCCTTCCCAGATTCAAGCTACTAAAGTTATGGCTATTCTTGATGTTTTATCGACTCATTCTCCTGATGAGGAGTATTTAGGAAAAGAAATAGAGCCAGCATGGCGTGAGGATCCGGTTATAAATGCAGCATTTGAAAAGTTTAGAGGCAAGTTAATGGAGCTTGAAGGGATTATTGATGCAAGGAATGCAGATCCCAAGTTGAGGAATAGAAATGGAGCTGGGATGGTGCCATATGAGCTCTTGAAGCCATTTTCGGAACCTGGTGTTACAGGAAAAGGAGTTCCGTACAGCATCTCTATCTAG
- the LOC102615212 gene encoding DNA topoisomerase 6 subunit B, with protein sequence MGNDGDPKKRKSKSPKTPNESALKQKSPAEFFAENKNIAGFDNPGKSLYTTVRELVENSLDSAESISELPVVEITIEEIGKSKFNSMIGLVDRERVDTKLYDDYETEKARERRLAKEARAQELQAKNAALGKKVKEPSATKGAKGRGEASFYRVTCKDNGKGMPHDDIPNMFGRVLSGTKYGLKQTRGKFGLGAKMALIWSKMSTGLPIEISSSMRSHNFISFCKLDIDIHRNIPHVHLHEKRENKDRWHGAEIQVVIEGNWTTYRSKILHYMRQMAVITPYAQFLFKFVSEVAEKNVTIRFSRRTDVMPPVPVETKHHPSSVDLLLIKGLIAETSKGTLLQFLQHEFVNIGKSLAERLIGEMGPEFSPKMAVKSLTSQQIVRIHQLFRQAKFDDPSGGCLSPAGEYNLRLGIIKELHPDMVATYSGSAQVFEGHPFIVEAGVSVGGKDVKQGLNIFRFANRIPLLFEQGGDVVTRTAMKRINWSSYKINQTQDKIGVFVSIVSTKIPFKGTGKEYIGDDTKEIASAVKSAIQQCCIQLKSKIVRKIQDREQQERKRNLSRYVPDATYAVYDVLKEISKFHASKKRRYEEEEEDVLRKVQSRSITKETLKEMLAQYVEKVDYEMALEYATQSGVNEEPREAIYIQALEDGYNFTDLHSSNFVFRFIQ encoded by the exons ATGGGGAATGACGGTGACCCGAAGAAACGCAAATCGAAATCTCCTAAAACACCAAACGAAAGCGCTCTCAAGCAAA AATCTCCAGCTGAGTTCTTTGCTGAGAACAAAAACATTGCTGGATTCGATAAT CCTGGAAAGTCTCTTTACACTACTGTGAGAGAGCTTGTTGAGAATTCTCTCGATTCAGCTGAGTCCATATCTGAGCTTCCTGTTGTAGAAATTACAAT TGAAGAGATAGGTAAAAGCAAGTTCAATTCCATGATTGGTCTTGTTGATCGGGAACGTGTTGACACTAAACTGTATGATGATTATGAGACAGAAAAGGCTCGGGAG AGACGGCTAGCAAAGGAAGCTCGTGCTCAGGAACTACAAGCTAAGAATGCTGCCCTTGGGAAGAAAGTTAAAGAACCATCAGCTACAAAGGGTGCAAAGGGTCGAGGTGAGGCTTCATTTTACAGGGTCACGTGCAAG GATAACGGGAAAGGTATGCCGCATGATGACATCCCAAATATGTTTGGTCGAG TTTTGTCTGGGACTaaatatggattgaagcaGACAAGAGGGAAGTTTGGTCTTGGTGCAAAGATG GCACTAATTTGGTCCAAGATGAGCACAGGTCTGCCAATAGAGATCTCATCGTCAATGAGAAGCCATAATTTCATTTCGTTTTGCAAGCTAGATATAGATATTCATAG AAACATTCCTCATGTTCATTTACATGAAAAACGGGAGAACAAGGATAGGTGGCATGGAGCTGAAATCCAAGTGGTCATTGAAGGAAATTGGACAACTTACCGT TCTAAGATATTGCATTACATGCGACAAATGGCTGTTATCACTCCTTATGCccaatttctatttaaatttgtatctgAAGTGGCCGA AAAAAACGTCACTATAAGATTTTCACGGAGAACAGACGTAATGCCTCCAGTTCCTGTTGAGACAAAGCACCACCCCTCTTCTGTAGATTTACTTTTAATCAAAGGCCTTATTGCAGAAACTTCAAAAGGGACTCTCTTGCAGTTTCTGCAGCatgaatttgtaaatataGGAAAGTCCCTTGCTGAACGGTTAATTG GTGAAATGGGTCCTGAGTTTAGCCCAAAAATGGCTGTCAAGTCTTTAACTTCTCAGCAAATAGTTCGTATCCATCAGTTGTTTCGTCAAGCTAAATTTGATGACCCTAGTGGTGGT TGTCTTAGTCCTGCAGGGGAATACAATCTTCGTCTAGGTATTATAAAGGAACTTCATCCAGACATGGTAGCAACCTATTCAGGCAG tGCTCAAGTTTTCGAGGGGCATCCATTCATTGTGGAAGCTGGTGTCAGTGTGGGTGGAAAAGATGTTAAGCAA GGCTTAAATATTTTCCGATTTGCAAACAGGATCCCACTTCTTTTTGAGCAAGGTGGAGATGTTGTCACCAGAACTGCCATGAAGAGAATCAA ttggaGTAGTTACAAGATCAATCAAACACAGGATAAAATTGGTGTCTTCGTGAGTATTGTTAGTACCAAAATCCCATTCAAAGGAACTGGAAAGGAGTACATTGGAGATGATACCAAAGAGATTGCTTCAGCAGTCAAG TCTGCTATTCAACAGTGCTGCATCCAGCTAAAATCAAAAATAGTGCGAAAAATTCAGGATCGTGAGCAGCAGGAGAGAAAGCGAAATTTGAGCAG GTACGTACCTGATGCTACATACGCTGTATATGACGTTttgaaagaaatttcaaaattccaTGCCTCAAAGAAGAGGAGATacgaggaagaagaagaagatgttcTTAGGAAAGTCCAGTCTCGGTCAATCACAAAAGAGACTCTGAAAGAAATGCTTGCTCAATATGTTGAAAAG GTAGACTACGAGATGGCATTGGAGTATGCGACACAAAGCGGGGTGAACGAGGAACCAAGGGAAGCTATATACATACAAGCACTTGAAGATGGATATAACTTCACTGACTTGCACAGTTCCAACTTTGTCTTCAGATTCATACAGTAG
- the LOC102615486 gene encoding uncharacterized protein LOC102615486: MAPRIAILGAGIFVKTQYIPRLAEISDLVSLKFIWSRSEESAKSAAEVARKHFADVECVWGDNGLEQIIKEDSILGVAVVLAGQAQVDTSLKLLKAGKHVIQEKPAAANISEIENALSRYNSICPDPPGQPIWAVAENYRFEPAFVECKKLIAEIGDMMSVQVIVEGSMNSSNPYFSSSWRRNFTGGFILDMGVHFIAGLRMITGCEVVSVSAITSHIDKTLPPPDNISSNFQLENGCSGVFVMVVSSRSPKIFWRVVGMKGTLQVERGNQDGRHGYLVTQYGADGQSKSMFYPFSGVTEELKAFIHDISEAKKGINHVPEPRSSFLEGARDVALLEAMLESGSKQGALVHVKKF; the protein is encoded by the exons ATGGCACCGCGAATCGCGATTCTCGGAGCTGGAATCTTCGTCAAAACGCAGTACATTCCAAGACTCGCAGAGATATCTGATCTCGTTTCCCTTAAATTCATTTGGAGTCGTTCTGAG gaATCGGCGAAAAGTGCGGCGGAGGTTGCACGTAAGCATTTTGCCGACGTGGAGTGTGTTTGGGGAGATAACGGACTTGAACAGATTATTAAAGAGGATTCAATCCTTGGTGTCGCCGTTGTGCTTGCTGGACAAGCTCAG GTTGATACATCACTAAAGCTTCTAAAGGCTGGCAAGCATGTCATTCAAG AAAAGCCTGCTGCAGCTA ATATTAGTGAGATAGAAAATGCCTTGTCAAGATACAATTCTATTTGTCCGGATCCCCCTGGTCAACCAATTTGGGCTGTGGCAGAAAATTATCGTTTTGAACCTGCGTTTGTGGAG TGCAAGAAACTAATAGCTGAAATTGGCGACATGATGAGTGTCCAAGTTATTGTGGAAGGATCAATGAACAGTTCAAATCCTTACTTCTCCAGCTCTTGGAGGCGAAATTTTACT GGAGGTTTCATTCTAGATATGGGGGTCCATTTCATTGCTGGATTGAGGATG ATCACAGGGTGTGAGGTTGTTTCCGTGTCAGCCATTACCTCTCATATAGATAAAACTTTACCTCCCCCTGACAACATATCCTCTAATTT TCAACTGGAGAACGGATGCTCTGGAGTTTTCGTGATGGTTGTTTCCAGTAGATCACCCAAG ATATTCTGGCGAGTTGTTGGCATGAAGGGAACACTACAAGTTGAGCGTGGAAACCAAGATGGACGCCATGGTTACCTG GTAACACAATATGGTGCTGATGGGCAGAGTAAAAGCATGTTCTACCCATTCAGTGGAGTGACTGAAGAATTAAAAGCTTTTATTCATGACATTTCAGAGGCTAAG AAGGGAATCAACCATGTACCTGAGCCACGCAGTTCTTTTCTGGAAGGTGCTAGGGACGTTGCTCTTCTAGAGGCAATGCTTGAATCTGGATCAAAACAAGGAGCCCTAGTTCACGTGAAAAAGTTCTAG
- the LOC102615790 gene encoding FT-interacting protein 3 produces the protein MQKSPQAIDFALKETSPKIGAGSITGDKLSCTYDLVEQMQYLYVRVVKAKDLPGKDVTGSCDPYVEVKLGNYKGTTKHFEKKSNPEWNQCFAFSKDRIQASVLEVLVKDKDVVLDDLIGRVMFDLNEVPKRIPPDSPLAPQWYRLEDRKGDKVKTGELMLAVWMGTQADEAFPDAWHSDAATVSGEGVANIRSKVYLSPKLWYVRVNIIEAQDLLPSDKSRFPEVFVKAILGNQASRTRISPSKTINPMWNEDLMFVAAEPFEEPLILTVEDRVAPNKDEVLGKCLIPLQAVQRRLDHKPVNTRWFNLEKHVIVDGEKKETKFSSRIHLRICLDGGYHVLDESTHYSSDLRPTAKQLWKPSIGILELGVLSAHGLTPMKTKDGRGTTDAYCVAKYGQKWVRTRTIVDSFGPRWNEQYTWEVFDPCTVITVGVFDNGHIHGQGGGGKDSRIGKVRIRLSTLETDRVYTHSYPLLVLHPSGVRKMGEVQLAVRFTCSSLINMLHMYSQPLLPKMHYIHPLSVIQLDSLRHQAMQIVSIRLNRAEPPLRKEVVEYMLDVDSHMWSMRRSKANFFRIMGVLSSLISVGKWFDQICNWKNPLTTILIHILFIILVLYPELILPTVFLYLFLIGIWNFRWRPRHPPHMDTRLSHAEAAHPDELDEEFDTFPTTKGSDIVRMRYDRLRSIAGRVQTVIGDLATQGERFQSLISWRDPRATTLFVTFCLIAAIVLYVTPFQVVALLAGIYVLRHPRFRHKLPSVPLNFFRRLPARSDSML, from the coding sequence ATGCAGAAGTCTCCACAAGCTATAGACTTTGCTCTGAAGGAAACCTCCCCCAAGATTGGTGCGGGGTCTATCACAGGCGATAAGCTTTCATGCACCTATGACCTTGTCGAACAAATGCAATACCTTTATGTCCGGGTTGTCAAGGCAAAGGATTTACCTGGAAAAGATGTTACTGGTAGCTGTGATCCCTATGTTGAAGTAAAACTCGGAAACTATAAGGGAACTACGAAGCATTTTGAGAAGAAGTCCAATCCTGAATGGAATCAGTGTTTTGCTTTCTCGAAAGATAGGATTCAGGCTTCAGTTTTGGAAGTGTTGGTGAAGGACAAGGATGTTGTTTtggatgatttaattggcaggGTAATGTTTGACCTCAATGAAGTGCCGAAAAGGATTCCTCCAGACAGTCCTTTGGCACCCCAGTGGTACAGATTGGAAGATCGTAAGGGAGATAAGGTTAAAACTGGAGAGCTGATGTTGGCTGTTTGGATGGGAACTCAAGCAGATGAGGCGTTTCCTGATGCATGGCACTCAGATGCAGCAACAGTCAGCGGTGAAGGAGTTGCAAATATTCGATCAAAGGTATATCTATCCCCCAAGCTTTGGTATGTGAGGGTCAACATTATTGAAGCTCAGGACCTGCTACCTAGTGATAAAAGTAGGTTTCCTGAAGTTTTTGTGAAGGCTATCCTCGGAAATCAGGCATCGAGAACTAGAATTTCTCCAAGTAAGACTATAAACCCAATGTGGAATGAAGATTTGATGTTTGTAGCAGCCGAGCCTTTTGAGGAACCCTTGATTCTGACCGTCGAAGATAGGGTAGCACCAAACAAGGATGAAGTGTTAGGTAAGTGTCTGATCCCATTGCAGGCAGTGCAGAGGAGGTTGGACCATAAGCCTGTGAACACTAGGTGGTTTAACCTTGAGAAGCATGTTATTGTAGACGGGGAAAAGAAAGAGACTAAATTTTCCAGCAGAATTCATCTGAGGATATGTCTGGATGGTGGATATCATGTTTTGGATGAATCGACCCACTACAGCAGTGATCTGAGGCCAACTGCAAAACAGTTGTGGAAACCCAGCATTGGAATATTGGAGCTTGGCGTTCTCAGTGCTCATGGGCTGACGCCAATGAAGACAAAAGATGGACGAGGAACCACAGATGCTTATTGTGTGGCCAAATATGGGCAGAAATGGGTGCGAACACGGACAATTGTTGACAGCTTCGGGCCACGATGGAATGAGCAGTACACTTGGGAAGTTTTTGACCCATGTACTGTCATTACTGTAGGGGTATTTGATAATGGCCACATCCATGGACAAGGTGGCGGTGGGAAGGATTCAAGAATTGGTAAAGTGAGGATTCGATTATCAACACTTGAAACTGATAGGGTTTACACACACTCTTATCCTCTTTTAGTTTTGCATCCTTCAGGGGTGAGGAAAATGGGCGAGGTTCAATTGGCCGTGAGGTTTACTTGCTCGTCTTTGATTAACATGCTGCATATGTACTCACAACCATTGCTGCCCAAAATGCACTACATTCATCCATTGTCTGTTATTCAGCTTGATAGCTTGAGGCACCAGGCTATGCAGATTGTCTCCATTAGGCTGAACCGAGCTGAGCCACCATTGAGGAAAGAGGTTGTGGAGTACATGCTTGATGTAGACTCTCATATGTGGAGTATGAGGAGAAGCAAGGCTAATTTCTTTAGAATAATGGGTGTTCTAAGTTCGTTGATTTCTGTTGGTAAATGGTTCGATCAAATCTGCAATTGGAAAAACCCTCTTACAACCATTTTGATTCACATCCTTTTCATCATATTGGTCCTTTATCCTGAGCTCATACTCCCCACCGTATTTCTCTACCTTTTCTTGATTGGCATTTGGAACTTCCGTTGGAGGCCAAGGCACCCTCCTCACATGGACACTCGATTGTCGCATGCCGAAGCTGCTCACCCTGATGAACTAGATGAAGAATTCGACACATTCCCCACTACCAAGGGATCAGACATTGTTCGCATGAGATATGACCGCCTGAGAAGCATAGCAGGGAGGGTTCAGACAGTGATTGGTGACCTTGCAACTCAAGGGGAAAGGTTTCAGTCTCTGATAAGCTGGAGAGACCCAAGAGCAACCACTCTTTTTGTCACTTTCTGCTTGATTGCTGCTATAGTCCTCTATGTTACTCCATTCCAAGTTGTTGCCCTCCTTGCAGGCATTTACGTGCTAAGGCATCCCAGGTTTCGCCACAAGCTTCCATCGGTTCCTCTCAACTTCTTCAGGAGGTTGCCAGCAAGGTCAGACAGCATGCTATAA